From the Cryptomeria japonica chromosome 2, Sugi_1.0, whole genome shotgun sequence genome, one window contains:
- the LOC131078923 gene encoding uncharacterized protein LOC131078923, with the protein MALKLGDLVPDFTAESSHGPIHFHAYIEKSWAILFSHPADFTPVCTTELGSLAKLMPEFDNRGVRVLALSCNDAETHRSWVRDIESFTPGAKVTYPIIADPTREIAIKYGMLDPAEKDRAGVPLTARAVFVIGPCKTLKLSVLYPATTGRNFAEILRVLDSLQLTANYSVATPVDWKAGDKCMVVPSLSNEAALEKFPKGFETVAVPSGKSYIRLTPQPDL; encoded by the coding sequence ATGGCTCTAAAGCTGGGAGATTTAGTTCCAGATTTTACAGCAGAGTCGAGCCACGGCCCCATTCATTTCCATGCCTACATTGAAAAGAGCTGGGCGATTTTATTTTCCCACCCGGCGGATTTCACGCCTGTGTGCACAACAGAACTGGGCTCCCTGGCAAAATTAATGCCCGAATTCGACAATCGAGGAGTTAGGGTTTTAGCCCTGAGCTGCAACGATGCGGAAACCCACAGGTCGTGGGTTCGAGACATAGAGAGCTTCACACCGGGGGCAAAAGTCACTTACCCTATTATTGCAGACCCTACCAGAGAAATTGCCATTAAATATGGCATGCTGGACCCTGCTGAGAAGGACCGTGCCGGCGTACCCTTGACTGCAAGGGCCGTTTTTGTCATTGGCCCTTGCAAAACGCTCAAGCTTTCTGTTCTTTATCCTGCTACTACTGGCCGTAATTTTGCTGAAATTTTGAGGGTTTTGGATTCTCTGCAGCTTACGGCTAATTATAGCGTGGCCACGCCTGTGGATTGGAAGGCAGGGGATAAATGCATGGTGGTGCCTTCCTTGTCTAATGAAGCTGCCCTGGAGAAGTTTCCCAAGGGTTTTGAGACTGTTGCTGTGCCCTCTGGCAAGTCTTACATTCGCCTTACTCCTCAGCCTGATCTTTGA